A single Paenibacillus sp. FSL R5-0517 DNA region contains:
- a CDS encoding IS5 family transposase, which produces MITRYEIRERQWRLIQDLFPPERKPQGGRPAVDNRIMLNAMLWVARSGAPWRDLPDHFPNWKSVYTRFRRWQKAGIWDEVLKHVSLDSDEESVMIDATIVRVHQHGSGAKGGKASKRSDVPEVD; this is translated from the coding sequence ATGATTACACGATACGAAATTCGCGAGAGACAATGGCGGCTAATTCAAGATTTGTTTCCACCTGAACGAAAACCACAAGGAGGACGTCCCGCAGTGGACAATCGAATTATGTTAAATGCGATGCTATGGGTAGCTCGTTCAGGTGCCCCTTGGCGTGATTTACCGGACCACTTTCCCAATTGGAAATCCGTTTACACCCGCTTTCGACGCTGGCAGAAAGCGGGCATTTGGGATGAAGTATTAAAGCATGTATCCCTAGATTCTGATGAGGAAAGTGTGATGATTGACGCCACGATTGTGCGAGTTCACCAGCATGGATCAGGCGCAAAAGGGGGCAAAGCAAGCAAGCGATCGGACGTTCCCGAGGTGGATTAA
- a CDS encoding DNA cytosine methyltransferase → MKFSAIELFSGAGGVSEALKKHFNIICAVEFDKTIASTYALNHGNTHLLVKDIKKIKKKKWKEIHKQLKGKNLDLLVATPPCQGFSRHSRKKSTSSADNRNKLIMEVIRVANLFQPNYILFENVDNIVNFKIFHIFLSLLANLNSEGFKINNSRPSYHLRFEVVDAVDYGVPQHRKRMILIGKLIDTFPNNDAIIQETIKGIPYVVKPLSLWPEKKMAPTLRNFLKRYKLSELSAGGVDEKDKLHKCRNLSSDNLKRIKNTPLNGGSRADWNDESLVLECHKKTNVSFGDVYGRMNFDDYAPTITCGCLAYTKGRFGHPEEDRAISMREAALIQTFPMHYKFTGKINGKAYEGSSENIATQIGNAVPVKLAQSFVNVIYKELLNKYETDDLSIKS, encoded by the coding sequence TTGAAATTCTCAGCTATAGAATTATTTTCAGGAGCAGGTGGGGTATCTGAAGCATTGAAAAAACACTTTAATATAATATGTGCAGTAGAATTCGACAAAACTATTGCATCTACATATGCATTGAACCATGGTAATACACACCTATTAGTTAAAGATATAAAAAAAATCAAAAAAAAAAAATGGAAAGAAATACACAAACAATTAAAAGGTAAAAATTTAGATTTACTTGTTGCTACACCGCCATGTCAAGGTTTTTCTAGACATAGTCGTAAAAAGAGTACATCTAGTGCCGATAATCGCAACAAACTAATAATGGAAGTTATTAGAGTTGCGAATTTATTCCAACCTAATTATATACTATTTGAAAACGTCGATAATATAGTAAATTTCAAAATTTTTCATATTTTTTTATCTCTTCTAGCGAATTTAAATTCTGAAGGCTTCAAAATAAATAACAGTCGTCCTTCATATCATCTTCGATTTGAAGTCGTAGACGCAGTTGACTATGGAGTTCCCCAACATAGAAAAAGGATGATCCTTATAGGGAAATTAATTGATACATTTCCTAATAATGATGCGATTATTCAAGAAACTATAAAAGGAATACCATATGTAGTTAAACCACTTTCTCTGTGGCCAGAAAAGAAAATGGCTCCAACTTTAAGAAACTTTCTAAAAAGATATAAATTGTCTGAATTAAGTGCAGGGGGAGTTGATGAAAAAGATAAACTTCATAAATGTAGAAATCTGTCATCTGATAATCTGAAAAGAATTAAGAATACTCCTTTAAATGGTGGGAGCCGCGCAGATTGGAATGATGAAAGTCTAGTACTGGAATGTCATAAAAAAACCAATGTTAGTTTTGGCGATGTTTATGGCAGAATGAATTTTGATGATTACGCCCCTACTATAACTTGCGGATGTTTGGCCTACACAAAAGGACGTTTTGGACATCCTGAGGAAGATAGAGCTATCAGTATGAGAGAGGCTGCATTAATTCAAACTTTTCCTATGCACTATAAATTCACTGGAAAAATTAATGGAAAGGCATATGAAGGCTCTAGCGAGAACATTGCTACCCAAATTGGTAATGCAGTACCTGTAAAACTTGCTCAATCATTCGTTAATGTGATATACAAGGAGCTTTTAAACAAGTATGAAACTGATGATCTATCTATCAAATCATAA
- a CDS encoding HEPN domain-containing protein, with protein MARNWSITEAHCNHQVDFTPRLQDHDNFIPSNSKHTPAYHMLHTTIMDYHQHAKYHLKLAVIMRNHNQFKACLILCDWALASMIKALYIHKYHLVHPPKELTMNVILPLVHMDIEPGLDIALFIGTMQHMSSLADYPHDQPLELNNIEKLLQRTEEILDELATRLEDDSSE; from the coding sequence ATGGCAAGAAATTGGTCCATAACCGAAGCACATTGTAATCACCAAGTAGATTTTACCCCACGTTTGCAAGACCATGATAACTTCATACCATCCAATTCCAAACATACTCCGGCTTACCACATGCTACATACTACAATAATGGACTATCACCAACATGCTAAGTATCATCTCAAACTTGCCGTAATCATGCGTAATCACAATCAGTTTAAAGCCTGCCTGATTTTATGTGATTGGGCTTTAGCCTCTATGATTAAGGCGCTTTATATCCATAAGTATCATTTAGTTCATCCACCCAAGGAACTCACCATGAACGTAATCTTGCCTTTAGTGCATATGGACATTGAACCCGGATTGGATATCGCCTTGTTCATCGGTACGATGCAACATATGTCATCCCTAGCAGATTACCCACATGACCAGCCACTAGAACTGAACAACATCGAAAAGCTTCTTCAACGAACAGAAGAGATATTGGACGAGTTAGCCACTCGATTGGAGGATGATTCATCAGAGTAA
- a CDS encoding ATP-binding protein, translating to MPVNKFRTKARAIELLGRKQIRDDITALIELIKNSYDADAEDVTADFNLDNTSPYIFLYDLGIGMEMDDILNKWLVLGTDSKKKPKNEKLSKVKSRRLMGEKGIGRLASAALGEQLWLFTKSQNERWHVLYLNWNIFENQDMYLEDVVIPLHFNKSKEEITSEAFFSLLIEEQMSNLKNVSWFDSNGLPNKKYFDLYERIKSQISRNSTPIDHLAEIVHSLDLKKQGTILLIQDLRHSWTEVFDTTKNREANYMASQRYNRLGSFIDSFNNTMEDFNVEMIVDNTPVKFNHFVDDELHELYDLKIKGKIENGKFFGQLFAINADVELLNACNNELLAGIEVTGGIMNPSNKDCGPFSLELCHYEKDLDKTGLTKQQIDTLNSRIGYVGGLKVYRDGVRILPYGDPENDFLNLEQNRSKNAGKYLFSHRNLFGKIELTSEDNPELEDKSSREGLIENEQFHYFVKTLQNLLVTIAVDFLSNKRKDSRALRESYVSFNQLKYEKQKKENEALDKEEKENKRAINSILKEIKEKKKLFNNYKINIREKFDLMPKIPEKFSYALLNKCYSELLNSKDSLYKIIDNDYEQMRMRTNPRFALNEEIQDEINIFNLNIDEDFRENLNQLEILFEEREKAIRQRMEEWRESVSKLFNKDFDRYVTANLNRLNVLREDIKDIFNHIEKEVNNAEKNVLIETSQLIKLENALSEIKLNIFSNNIRIQKELNQDVEKGQLMLEQFRLLEPHEINNFDASFSYLINTIEQRIDEIRHAKLKEVMNFFNTSYREILNRTITEISKLGKVNSINDLNELVGLLKTQNQDLKRENEIYADLANMGMAAEIVNHEFNQLLVNVEDGIKNIKNTSLNPTQSYWIRQIEAGFKAIGARHSQLSPMYRSYNLTRRNVKVYDLVEELVTFFAARLNQAGIKVENQVDKDFVLMLSPSKIYPVISNLIDNSIYWLLNGNDKIILFRSNIMNNSLYIEDSGPGITVRIQERVFEPFFSKRSGGRGLGLSIVKKVLESQGHTISLIQRPEEKILSGASFEIKFNENDRVG from the coding sequence TTGCCAGTTAATAAATTTCGTACTAAAGCAAGAGCAATTGAGTTGTTAGGACGAAAACAAATAAGAGATGATATTACAGCATTAATCGAACTTATAAAAAACTCATATGATGCGGATGCAGAAGATGTAACTGCTGACTTTAATTTAGATAACACATCACCTTATATTTTTCTATACGATCTTGGTATTGGTATGGAAATGGATGATATTCTTAATAAGTGGTTGGTACTAGGAACTGATTCTAAGAAGAAACCGAAGAATGAAAAATTATCAAAAGTAAAATCAAGGCGACTTATGGGTGAAAAAGGAATTGGCCGGTTGGCATCTGCAGCTCTTGGCGAGCAACTTTGGCTATTTACCAAATCACAAAATGAAAGATGGCATGTACTATACTTGAACTGGAATATTTTTGAGAATCAAGATATGTATCTCGAAGATGTTGTGATTCCCTTACATTTTAATAAATCTAAAGAAGAGATTACATCAGAGGCGTTTTTTTCATTGCTAATTGAAGAACAAATGTCTAATTTGAAAAATGTATCGTGGTTTGATAGCAATGGATTACCAAATAAAAAGTATTTTGATTTGTATGAGCGAATAAAGAGTCAAATTTCAAGAAATAGCACTCCAATTGATCATTTAGCTGAAATCGTTCATTCCTTAGACTTGAAGAAACAAGGGACAATTTTGCTTATTCAGGATTTGAGGCATTCTTGGACGGAAGTTTTTGATACAACAAAGAACAGAGAAGCTAATTACATGGCTAGTCAAAGATATAATAGACTAGGGTCTTTTATTGATAGTTTCAATAACACCATGGAAGATTTTAATGTGGAAATGATTGTTGATAATACCCCCGTGAAATTTAATCACTTTGTCGATGACGAGTTACATGAGCTTTATGATTTGAAAATTAAGGGGAAAATTGAGAACGGTAAGTTCTTTGGACAGCTATTTGCGATAAATGCAGATGTGGAGTTGTTAAATGCTTGTAATAATGAACTTCTTGCAGGGATAGAAGTTACTGGAGGGATTATGAATCCTTCTAACAAAGATTGCGGACCTTTTAGTTTAGAATTATGCCATTATGAAAAGGATTTGGATAAAACAGGATTAACAAAACAGCAGATAGATACATTAAACTCTCGAATAGGGTACGTTGGTGGTTTGAAAGTATATAGGGATGGCGTAAGAATTTTACCTTACGGTGATCCTGAAAATGATTTCTTAAATCTAGAACAAAATAGATCCAAGAATGCAGGTAAATACTTATTCAGTCATAGAAATTTGTTTGGGAAAATTGAATTAACATCGGAAGATAATCCTGAATTAGAGGATAAATCAAGCAGAGAAGGACTAATTGAAAATGAACAGTTTCATTATTTTGTAAAGACATTACAGAATCTACTTGTAACTATTGCAGTTGATTTTTTATCAAATAAAAGAAAGGATTCAAGAGCATTAAGAGAAAGTTATGTAAGTTTTAATCAACTTAAATACGAGAAACAAAAAAAGGAAAACGAAGCTCTTGATAAAGAAGAAAAAGAGAACAAACGAGCGATTAATAGTATTTTGAAGGAGATTAAAGAAAAAAAGAAATTATTTAATAATTATAAAATTAATATTAGAGAAAAATTTGATTTAATGCCAAAAATACCGGAAAAATTTAGTTATGCTTTGTTAAATAAATGTTATTCAGAGCTGCTAAATTCCAAAGATTCATTATATAAGATCATTGATAATGATTATGAGCAAATGAGGATGAGAACCAATCCTAGGTTTGCACTAAATGAAGAGATACAAGATGAGATCAATATTTTCAACTTAAATATTGATGAAGATTTTCGTGAAAATCTAAATCAATTAGAGATTCTATTTGAAGAGAGAGAAAAGGCAATTCGTCAAAGAATGGAAGAGTGGCGTGAGAGTGTCTCGAAGCTATTTAATAAAGATTTTGATAGATACGTAACTGCTAATTTAAACAGATTAAATGTATTAAGAGAAGATATAAAAGACATTTTTAATCATATAGAAAAAGAAGTTAACAACGCAGAGAAAAATGTGCTAATTGAAACTAGTCAACTAATAAAACTTGAAAATGCCTTGTCAGAAATTAAATTGAATATTTTTTCGAATAACATACGAATACAAAAAGAATTAAATCAAGATGTAGAAAAAGGTCAATTAATGTTGGAACAGTTTCGTCTCCTAGAGCCTCACGAGATAAATAATTTTGACGCATCATTCAGTTATTTGATTAACACTATTGAACAAAGAATTGATGAGATTCGACATGCTAAATTGAAAGAAGTAATGAATTTTTTTAATACGTCTTACAGGGAAATATTGAATAGAACTATTACTGAGATATCGAAATTGGGTAAAGTCAATTCAATAAATGATTTAAACGAGTTAGTAGGTCTTCTTAAGACTCAAAACCAAGATTTAAAAAGAGAAAATGAAATTTATGCTGATCTCGCAAATATGGGAATGGCAGCAGAGATTGTAAATCATGAATTTAATCAGTTATTAGTAAATGTAGAAGATGGGATTAAAAATATAAAAAATACGAGTCTTAACCCCACGCAAAGTTATTGGATTCGCCAGATTGAAGCTGGCTTCAAAGCTATAGGAGCAAGACATAGCCAACTTTCTCCCATGTATAGAAGTTATAATTTAACAAGACGAAATGTTAAAGTTTACGACCTTGTTGAAGAGCTAGTTACATTCTTTGCTGCTCGATTAAACCAAGCAGGTATAAAAGTCGAGAACCAAGTAGACAAAGATTTTGTATTAATGCTATCGCCTTCAAAGATTTATCCTGTTATTTCAAATTTAATTGATAACTCAATTTATTGGTTGCTTAACGGGAATGATAAGATAATTTTATTTAGAAGTAACATAATGAATAATTCACTATATATTGAAGATAGTGGTCCTGGAATAACTGTTAGGATTCAAGAACGAGTGTTTGAACCTTTTTTCTCAAAAAGATCTGGAGGAAGAGGATTGGGACTAAGTATAGTAAAGAAGGTACTCGAATCACAGGGGCATACAATTTCATTAATTCAAAGGCCAGAAGAAAAGATACTTAGTGGTGCAAGTTTTGAGATAAAATTCAACGAAAATGATAGGGTGGGGTAA
- a CDS encoding helix-turn-helix transcriptional regulator encodes MEDREILNLVGARIKVLRKERGLSQEALGEKGGFHFTYIGQVERGEKNISLVNLAKIAEALEVDLSQLFTYKNEDKGSAESEVVIQEIITMLREAEIKNIILSRNVLREILRVNNTDK; translated from the coding sequence ATGGAAGACAGAGAGATTTTAAATTTAGTTGGCGCGAGAATTAAGGTTTTAAGGAAAGAGAGAGGGCTATCCCAGGAGGCACTTGGAGAAAAAGGTGGATTCCATTTTACATACATTGGACAAGTTGAACGTGGGGAAAAGAATATATCTTTAGTTAATCTTGCTAAAATCGCTGAGGCATTGGAAGTGGATCTATCGCAGTTGTTTACTTATAAGAATGAAGATAAGGGGTCTGCAGAATCGGAGGTTGTAATTCAGGAGATAATCACCATGCTAAGAGAAGCTGAAATAAAAAATATTATTTTATCAAGAAATGTACTACGTGAAATATTAAGGGTAAATAACACAGACAAATAA
- a CDS encoding IS5 family transposase: protein MRRKRGQSKQAIGRSRGGLSTKIHAVVDALGNPLRFDLTGGEAHDSVQGFEILKSMKLTRKQVLADRAYDTNAIRAFLKKQQAIPVIPGKKNRRMTLKYDRDVYKERHLVECFFNKVKNYRRLATRYDKLACTFKSFLALASIMVWLA from the coding sequence ATCAGGCGCAAAAGGGGGCAAAGCAAGCAAGCGATCGGACGTTCCCGAGGTGGATTAAGTACGAAAATTCATGCGGTAGTTGACGCGTTAGGAAATCCACTTCGCTTCGACTTGACCGGAGGCGAAGCGCATGACTCCGTCCAAGGTTTCGAAATCCTTAAAAGCATGAAACTGACCCGGAAGCAAGTCCTGGCCGACCGAGCGTATGATACAAATGCCATTCGGGCCTTTTTAAAGAAACAACAGGCCATACCGGTGATTCCCGGAAAGAAAAATCGCCGAATGACCCTAAAATATGATCGGGATGTCTACAAAGAGCGCCATTTGGTGGAATGCTTCTTTAATAAAGTAAAGAATTATCGTCGTTTAGCGACTCGTTATGATAAATTAGCGTGTACATTTAAGTCTTTTTTGGCCTTGGCATCCATTATGGTGTGGCTTGCTTGA
- a CDS encoding WXG100 family type VII secretion target → MSTIKVTPERLLHVSRQIEQGRQQLEGIRNDLTARIGFIQSQWAGATQERFFYDFQQSRSVLDRAMESMVKSSQDLFAIAERFEQADQEQVSLGAVAGQIAAHTMMNHNTDNPEEQRRMVYNPLFGVNMPASEAEDGMPGQKEFVKYWENGGTYEEMRAGPKQPESSGGDIYDEQISAFKEGHHPVTGESIPAWQAAVSIGGLQTAKLVLAFTGTYNRGYKVPKEGLGFPKGMIGGRITVSNERIHHASLGDFNSKNRLINGGHGQDNINYLLKNKIAFNITKEYENGVRVGNIPNHKNKAKRSGEGQAWFPKEWTSEDIKKSGEHVANLPENRVKGDGEWMFGNYNNVRVGVIKNDGQIGTITPDNSRQP, encoded by the coding sequence ATGAGTACAATTAAAGTAACACCAGAGCGGCTGCTGCATGTATCCAGACAGATCGAGCAGGGTAGGCAGCAGTTGGAGGGTATACGTAATGACCTGACCGCACGGATCGGATTCATCCAGTCTCAGTGGGCGGGAGCAACGCAAGAACGATTTTTCTATGATTTTCAGCAGTCACGTTCAGTACTTGATCGAGCAATGGAAAGTATGGTTAAGTCATCCCAAGATCTGTTCGCGATTGCCGAGAGATTCGAACAAGCAGATCAGGAACAGGTGAGCTTGGGAGCCGTTGCTGGACAGATTGCTGCCCATACAATGATGAACCATAATACAGATAACCCAGAAGAGCAACGACGAATGGTATATAATCCTTTGTTTGGAGTTAACATGCCTGCCAGTGAAGCAGAGGATGGGATGCCAGGGCAAAAAGAGTTTGTTAAGTATTGGGAAAATGGTGGCACCTATGAAGAAATGAGAGCCGGACCGAAGCAACCGGAGTCTAGTGGTGGGGATATATATGATGAACAGATCAGCGCATTTAAGGAAGGTCATCATCCCGTAACTGGAGAATCCATACCAGCATGGCAAGCAGCAGTTTCTATAGGAGGTTTACAGACTGCTAAGCTCGTGTTGGCTTTTACAGGAACGTATAATAGGGGTTATAAGGTTCCGAAAGAAGGATTAGGATTCCCAAAAGGTATGATCGGTGGAAGAATTACAGTAAGTAATGAAAGAATTCACCATGCTTCACTTGGAGATTTTAATTCTAAAAATAGATTGATCAATGGTGGTCACGGTCAAGATAATATTAATTACTTACTTAAAAATAAGATCGCATTTAACATTACTAAAGAATATGAAAACGGTGTACGAGTTGGTAATATACCTAATCACAAAAATAAAGCAAAGCGAAGTGGAGAGGGCCAAGCATGGTTCCCTAAGGAATGGACATCGGAAGATATCAAAAAGTCAGGTGAGCATGTAGCAAATCTGCCTGAGAATAGAGTTAAGGGTGACGGTGAATGGATGTTTGGGAACTATAATAACGTTAGAGTAGGAGTAATCAAGAACGATGGACAGATCGGAACGATTACTCCAGATAATTCAAGACAACCGTGA
- a CDS encoding nucleoside triphosphate pyrophosphohydrolase, translating into MPTYNKLVRDKIPHIITSSGKECRTRILDPEEYKQELRTKLQEESDEYMSAGSDQEALEELADMLEVIRALAEVHGANAAQLDKLRADKAEARGGFQERVYLIDVDEA; encoded by the coding sequence ATGCCTACATACAACAAATTGGTGCGGGACAAGATTCCGCATATTATCACATCCAGTGGGAAGGAATGCCGCACACGTATTCTGGACCCGGAGGAATATAAGCAAGAACTAAGAACAAAGCTGCAAGAAGAATCGGATGAGTACATGAGTGCAGGAAGCGATCAGGAAGCGCTGGAAGAACTGGCCGACATGCTCGAAGTAATCCGGGCGCTCGCGGAGGTGCATGGTGCGAATGCGGCGCAGCTGGATAAGCTACGGGCGGATAAGGCTGAGGCACGCGGTGGATTCCAGGAGAGAGTGTATCTGATCGATGTCGACGAAGCTTAA
- a CDS encoding response regulator receiver domain encodes MLDTINSEVINIAKEYFKDILYVDDAIKKPSDLRSVMELTNREVSVASDSLESIEEKPMTRRPVVLTQSLEVTQTINDVKTENEQPIFENMNILDDYFDAFEIIYNLNSNGNKVSPFFFEGEHQVDTVASLIEQSHLTILDWELDATGGETTLKILETVFSNTGRLKMIVVYTKNPLQASHMIRQGFPSKIIESSKKRIEESDVDIFDLQDAFILVCKKRELPSNKLKDTFIEILVNKFGFFQFAFFDSINKIIGETATVLKQFSHPFETTLLLQLQSSGVSATDYAKVISKMITNHINKVIDVNPIIFEEITGQWKKKISLLLAMSDEQLVGQVNEKINYLEQIQNARTNGKKNKKYISKLKQISVEKWKEIFNLLSSTNLIDGTSLDPAIGIIIEKVIDISCEEELKKNTELAKLCRENQKLKDQCIKLYRNNVKKEITDWLRPLLPSVILALVTDDSGNTHFSKTVSDLVHLMKVIEYKEKRLDNISTIISSGNIVNYFNTGDVLIKDNKLLLCISPSCDVFRPKKVGNMLKFVTGEKIDSDSAFVQLKSYEHLTILPNIENSEKLICGLWNFGATEVHNIENLGEYTRPYRLEPGYIQQIMNEYIAYQSRTGVDELFVKNSASLRNFYLFN; translated from the coding sequence TTGTTAGATACAATAAATTCTGAAGTTATTAATATCGCAAAAGAGTATTTTAAAGATATACTTTATGTTGATGATGCAATTAAAAAGCCATCAGATTTAAGAAGCGTTATGGAGTTAACTAATAGGGAAGTTTCTGTAGCATCGGATTCACTTGAATCGATAGAAGAAAAACCAATGACGAGAAGGCCAGTAGTTCTTACACAAAGTTTAGAGGTGACTCAAACCATAAATGATGTGAAAACAGAAAATGAACAACCTATATTTGAGAATATGAATATTCTTGATGATTATTTTGATGCTTTCGAAATAATATATAATCTAAATAGTAATGGTAATAAGGTAAGCCCGTTTTTCTTTGAGGGTGAACATCAAGTTGATACGGTAGCATCTTTAATAGAACAGTCACACTTAACAATTCTGGACTGGGAGCTAGATGCAACTGGAGGAGAAACGACACTAAAGATTCTAGAAACTGTTTTCAGTAATACTGGCAGATTAAAGATGATAGTTGTTTACACAAAGAACCCGCTTCAAGCTTCACATATGATTCGACAGGGCTTTCCTTCAAAAATCATCGAAAGTAGTAAAAAGAGAATTGAAGAGAGCGATGTGGATATTTTCGATTTACAAGATGCATTCATTTTAGTCTGCAAAAAAAGGGAGTTACCCAGTAACAAATTAAAGGACACGTTTATTGAAATTCTAGTTAATAAATTTGGATTTTTTCAATTTGCATTTTTTGATTCGATAAATAAAATTATTGGAGAAACAGCAACAGTACTTAAACAGTTCTCTCATCCTTTTGAAACGACATTATTGCTTCAACTTCAGTCATCAGGTGTCAGTGCAACTGATTATGCTAAAGTCATTTCTAAGATGATAACTAACCATATAAATAAAGTTATTGATGTCAATCCTATAATTTTTGAAGAGATAACGGGGCAATGGAAGAAAAAAATTAGTTTGTTGCTGGCAATGAGTGACGAACAATTAGTTGGACAAGTAAATGAAAAAATAAACTATTTAGAACAGATTCAAAACGCGAGGACAAATGGGAAGAAAAACAAAAAATATATATCAAAATTAAAACAGATTTCTGTAGAAAAATGGAAAGAAATTTTCAATTTACTGAGTAGTACTAATCTAATTGATGGTACTTCCTTAGATCCAGCAATTGGAATCATTATTGAGAAAGTTATTGATATTTCTTGTGAAGAGGAGTTGAAAAAAAATACTGAATTAGCTAAATTATGCAGAGAAAATCAAAAATTGAAAGATCAGTGCATTAAATTGTATAGAAATAATGTGAAGAAAGAGATAACTGATTGGCTAAGACCACTATTACCTAGTGTGATATTGGCACTAGTTACTGATGATAGTGGGAATACACATTTCTCTAAAACAGTATCCGATCTAGTTCATCTAATGAAAGTTATAGAATATAAAGAAAAACGTCTTGACAATATAAGTACTATTATTTCGAGTGGAAATATTGTGAATTATTTCAATACTGGAGATGTTTTAATTAAAGACAACAAGCTTCTTCTCTGTATATCGCCAAGTTGTGATGTTTTCCGCCCTAAAAAAGTCGGTAATATGCTGAAATTTGTAACTGGTGAGAAAATAGATAGCGACTCAGCGTTTGTACAACTAAAGTCATATGAACACTTAACTATTCTGCCTAATATTGAAAATTCCGAGAAGTTGATTTGTGGACTCTGGAACTTTGGTGCAACTGAGGTACATAATATCGAGAATTTAGGTGAATACACAAGGCCTTATAGGCTAGAACCTGGGTATATTCAGCAAATTATGAATGAGTATATTGCTTATCAATCTAGAACTGGAGTTGATGAACTCTTTGTAAAAAATTCAGCTAGTCTAAGAAATTTTTATCTTTTCAATTAG